Genomic DNA from Oncorhynchus mykiss isolate Arlee chromosome 2, USDA_OmykA_1.1, whole genome shotgun sequence:
CCCGCCAGCTCTATGACTTACCCCACCTCAGGTCCCTCCAGATGGGGGACAACAGGCTGAGGACTCTGCCCCCGGACCTGTGGCGTATGGAGGCCCTGCGGGGACTGTGGCTCTACGGAAACCGTTTCACCGAGTTCCCCCGTGTCTTACTCCGCATGGTGGATCTGGAGATCTTAGACCTGGACAAGAACAAGATCGCGGTGTTCCCTAATCTGAGCCGGCTCCCCGCCCTCCGCCTCTTCTCCTACGACCACAACCCTGTGGAGGGGCCTCCTGGTGTGGGGGAGGAGGTTCTGCTGGTTGGGGAGGGGGCCCAGGAGGAGCTCCAGGAACGGGCAGACAGGAAGGCTAAGAAGGAGCAGGATGTGAGGGATGCGGAAGAGGCTGTGCTGGCCGGGGATGGGCCTGTGATCCAAGGCATTCTAAAGACGGCCAAACAGAACAGTGCATCGCACGCTGGGCACAAGTACAACGAGGTGGTAACTGTGGCGATGCCCCTaactgaggaagagaggaggaaggaggagatggaggcgGAGTTAGAGAGGGCGTTGAACGACTACGGGGCGGGGCTTGAGTATGACCTGGAGGGGATAGAATATGACAAGGAGGAGCTTATATGTGAGGGGGAGGGGTATGAGGTTGGGGATTTGGAGTACGAACGAGAAGATATGGACTATGAgtatgaggagggggaggagctaGAGGAACCAGGAAGACAAGGGGGCCGGCATtgatgactgactgattgactccTCCTGCAAAGGCTCTGAGTCCTTCCCTCCTAAGTCTAGACTTGTTTGACCTTGCAGCAGACATTGCAGACTACTGACTGATCTAGAAGccaccttgcatcataaataactacttagaattatttgtagatcagtcagtcacaatttaccaaCAATGCATCACGGATTCGATGCTCTCAGACACAGCCTCTCACCCCTCCCCTTCCTAAACCTAGGACCCCTCCCCTTCCTAAACCTAGGACCCCTCCCCTTCCTAAACCTAGGACCCCTCCCTTTCCTAAACCTAGGACCCCTCCCCTTCCTAAACCTAGGACCCCTCCCTTTCCTAAACCTAGGACCCCTCCCCTTCCTAAACCTACGACCCCTCCCTTTCCTAAACCTAGGACCCCTGCCCTTCCTAAACCTAGGACCCCTCCCCTTCCTAAACCTAGGACCCCTCCGCTTCCTAAACCTAGGACCCCTCCCCTTCCTAAACCTAGGACCCCTCCCCTTCCTAAACCAAGGACCCCTCCCTTTCCTAAACCTAGGACCCCTCCCCTTCCTATACCTAGGACCCCTCCCCTTCCTAAGATTCTGACTACTTGACAGCTTCCTGATTTGCACTAGGAGGTGATATGAGAACTAAGTGGGCAATATAAGGAAAACACCAGGATTAATAGCCTATGTTAGTTAGTTAATTATCCATTCAAGTGGATTCAAATATTGTTCTTCTGCCTTTCTAGGCTAGACCTTTTTTATGACAACGCTCCAGCTGTCATGACAACGCTCCAGCTGTCATGACAACGCCCAACCAGAGGGTTGTTTAACTTAGTAAATCCTGTCTGAAATGAATTAATGACTAGCCTCCTGAACCTGTTGCTATAATATGTGACTTTGACATTCTCTGTCCGTAGTTAGAAGTAGAGCAGGGCTGAGCCACTAAATAACTAAGTCATTAGATGTTTTTCAAACTGACCTGAAGACAGATCCATGCACTGCACATTGTGGAGATGATGGCAGGCAGCGGCGTCTTTGCCAACTCGGCAAATTGGCAAGTCAGAGCAGGACTCCGGTGacgctgtatgtgtgtgtcagtgtgtgtgtgtgtgtgtgtctgcattgagtaagtgtgtgtgtgtgtgtgtttgagtggttGTGTGTGAATGTGGACACACAAGTGTGTATATATGGGTGCGTGTGTGAACGTGTACACGTTTTGAGTGTGTGTATTttgaagtgggggggggggggtaaacttaTTACCTTTGTAATGTGATATAGTTTGTTT
This window encodes:
- the LOC110501301 gene encoding leucine-rich repeat-containing protein 10B-like — encoded protein: MGNSSRKEEDEEEKDGDGEKVKVMEEEKRRRKKKKEEEMEDDELPLGVEEMLASGDPVLDLSYKKFRRLPGVVCGLRHLEKLYVCGNSLRTLPENIVQLKGLRILALDFNKMEDVPLAICQLRNLTRLYLGSNRLISLPPELRNLQSLRCLWMESNYFTCFPRQLYDLPHLRSLQMGDNRLRTLPPDLWRMEALRGLWLYGNRFTEFPRVLLRMVDLEILDLDKNKIAVFPNLSRLPALRLFSYDHNPVEGPPGVGEEVLLVGEGAQEELQERADRKAKKEQDVRDAEEAVLAGDGPVIQGILKTAKQNSASHAGHKYNEVVTVAMPLTEEERRKEEMEAELERALNDYGAGLEYDLEGIEYDKEELICEGEGYEVGDLEYEREDMDYEYEEGEELEEPGRQGGRH